In the Acidobacteriota bacterium genome, CAACTCGACTTACACGAATTTCTGGCAAGGAGCGATGGCTTGGAGCGGTTGGTGGCACAATCAAGTCGGCTTGCTGACAGAGGTTGCAAGCGCGCGGCTTGCCTCGCCCGTTGAACAACGTCGCGCCCAACCGAATGCCGCGCCGCAAGCCGGTGAAGATTTTCAAGCGCAGATGCGCCGGCAGATGGAAAATCCCAATGAACCGTTGCCGCCGCCAACCGATACGCGCGCCAGAACCGAGTATCCGCGCCCCTGGCTTGGCGGGCGTTGGACGCTCAGGGATATTGTCGATTACGAGTTGATTGCCACGATGGCTTTGCTTGAGACCGCCGCAGACCAGCGCGAGCAGTTGCTTCGGCAGATTTATGAAGTCAATCGCTCGACGGTTGCCGCAGGTAAACAGGGCGATGTCTACGCGATAGTCATTGATGCCGGTAAACAACATGACGGGCGCGAGGCAAATCATCTGGTTGAGCGTTTGCAGATTGCCGGGGTTGAGGTCTTTCGCGCCACCAGCGATTTTGAAGTTGATGGCAAAAAATATTTGAAAGACTCGTTGGTGATTCCGATGAATCAAGTCTTTGCGCGTTACGCCAAAGATATACTTGAGCGTCAGACCTACCCGGAAGTTCGCCGTTCGCCCAGTGCGCCGCCCGAACCGCCTTATGATGTGACCGCCTGGTCGCTCGGCATGCTGTTGGGCGTTGAGGTTGAGTTTGTGAAAAAGCCGCTGCCGGGTTCTTTAATCATGGGCAAACTTGAAGAAGCGGCGATACTCAAAGGCTTGGTTACAGGTACGGGCAAGGAGTTTCAGTTTGAATATCGAGGCGCGGATTCGGCAATTGCGGTGAATCGTTTGCAAAAAGCAGGCGCGAAACTCGAATGGCAATTCGTCAATGAAACTGGCAACAAGGTGACGCGCATTCAGGCTTCAAACATCGCTCGACAGCAAATGGAATTGATTGCGCGGGGGACCGGCATCGCGGTTCGCGCCTTTGACGTAAAGTCGGTTTCCGCGCGCGAAAACAAAAACGCGAAAGCGGCGAATGCGCCAACCGAAAAGAGCGAAACTTCAAAAGACCGGGCGATGCCGTTTCGCGCGCCGCGTATTGGCGTTTATCAATCGTGGACCGCGAATATGGATGAAGGCTGGACGCGCTGGGTGCTGGAGCAATATGAATTCGCTTATACGACACTGCACAATGCGGAGATTCGCGCCGGCAAGTTGCGCGAAAAATTCGATGTCATCTTGCTGCCCGACCAGCAACCGCAGAGTATTTTAAACGGCAACAGTTCGCGTTTTGTGCGCCCGGAATATCGCGGCGGTATCGGTGATGAAGGCTTGGAAGCGTTGCGCGAATTCGTCAGGCTTGGCGGGACGTTAGTTGTGATGGGCGCGGCTTCAGATTTAGCGATAGATAAATTCCCGATTCCGGTGAAGAATTTAAAGCGCGGACTGACGCGCGACCAGCATTTTGCGCCCGGCACGATTGTCAACCTTCAAGTCGATGCCACACACCCCATCGGATTCGGTATGCCCGATGCGACTTACGGGTTTTACAACAACAGTCCGTTTTTCGCTTTAACCGAAGGCTTCGCTTCGCAACGCGCTGCGATTGTGGCGCGTTACCCGAACGCCGAGGTCGTGGCGTCGGGTTGGCTCAAGGGCGAAGAGTTGATGACCGGACGCGGCGCGGTCGTGTCAATTGAAATGAATCCCGGTCGGATTATTTTATTCGGCTTGCGCCCGCAACACCGCGCCCAAACTCATGCGACCTTTCCGTTGCTGTTTAATGCCTTTTATTCAATATCGGGAGATACCCGTTTTGTTCAATGACCGCAATTGAGAAGCTTGATCAACTCAAGCCCTGAAGCAATGATTTGAGAAAAGCGCGACCTAGCCGATTTTGTTTTTCAAATCGTCTCCGGCAATGATGGTTGATATGAAGCGATAGCTATGTGAGGCATCCCGGTAGCGAAGTTCGGTTTTAACCAACGACATAAATGCCGTGTGGTCGCTGTTCAAACGGCTGACCAGACAACCCGCGCTGGAGCGTCCAATGTTAGTTACGGGCGCATTGAACCCTTTATGTTGGTTGATACCGAAAATGCCTTTATCCACAGCATCACCAGTCCTTCTCCCGTCTTGATTAAGATCGCGATGAACTGGCAGCGGAGCGACTTGTACCAACGCAGCATGGGCGCTTGGCGTACCGGCTTTGTGAATACCTACACTCCAGGCTTTAAACTGCCCAAAGGCGATACGTGCTGCGCCCAGAGGATTGGTCGGATGAACGGTGAAAAATCTGCCGGGTTCAGTAGTGGCAAGTGCATTATGAAGGATTTTGGGTTTACCGTCTTCAAATGCCAAAACGATTCTGCGGTCATTGAATTCGTTAAACGCATCGTTGTTGAGATTCCCATCTTCATTGGTGCCCTCGACGTAAACAATCGTGAGGAAGTTCGGTATTCTGGCAAACCAGTAATTTTTCAACTGCATATACTGGATAATGCGACTGGCAAAATCGTTGCCGAGAGTTAGCGGAAATAAATCGTCAGCCGTGTGATTGAGCAGGATATTGGCAAAATTCGCATCCACCACATCATCAAACGCGAGATTGACGATTTTAGCTAATTTCCGAATAGCCAAACGCGAAACCTGCCCAAAAATGCCATCGGCAGGCGGGTCTAAACAACCTAATGCCGTTAAGCGATTTTGCACCTCTTTGGCAAACGGCTCATCAAATGCATTGAGATGGATTTTGGCATTTTGGTTAATTATATCGGTTAAGGTCATCGGTTGATTCTCCTCTCGGCGGGATTTACTCAGGCAATATGACACCAAACGTTTGGCTTTTGCCTGAAATGGACGTTCAGGCTTTGAAAGAGTGGTTTAATTAAGTTAGGTTTGCGGCATCCCCGCACCGGATTTGGTCTCGACATTTTTGATATCTCCGCGTTTTCGTAACAGGGTTTTTACGCCAAACAGACTTTCCAGTAAATCGTGCCAAAACGGCGCGCCTAAACTTAATAATGCCGCCATAATTAACCAACCAAGCAGCATACGAAAACTATGACCAACCGTACCTCCCCACTTCGGCTCATATTTACTATTCCCGGAAGCCTCAGCCGGCATCTCCTTTAATCCAAGGGTAATGAGTTCATCCTCCCAGGTTCTGAAGCCGAATTTTGCATATTGTTCAGTTGTATCTTTAAGGTGTTTTTCGGTCTCGTTGACTAACCCCTGTAAGGTTTCCTTATTTGACGTTTGAGAAGGTTGCACAGTGTCTGTGCTGCTACCGGGTGCTTTTACGGTTTCGTCCTTTTTCTCACTGCTGGGAGGCTGCGCCGCTTTTGCGCTTGCTGTCGGCTTTGCTGTCGGGTTGGTCGCGTTGCTGGCAGGTGGGGTGGCTGGGGTGTTGGTTGTGGCGTCGGCTGTAGAGGTGGCCGTCGCGCCTGTATTTGATGGTTTATTGTCTGCTTTGCCGGTAACACTGGCTGCCGCCAATTGCGCCCGATAGAGTTGCAAGACGTCTTCCCTTGATGCAATGACAGCTTTACGAATATCCGCATCTTTAGCGACGTAGTCATAGACATTAAAAATATTGGCATTCATACAAACCGCGACTACCAGACTGATGATGAATGCATAGGTTTTCATTCCACGGGTGTAGCGTTCTTCAAAACTTTGCATCACCGTGTCATACCAGTTTTCAACTTCGTTCAGTTTCAAGTTCAGCGATGTCTTAATCTCGTCAATTTGTGAACTCAATCCGGTGAATGTAGCGGCAAATTTTTTTAATGTTTCATCGAGGGTTATTAAATCCGCATCATCGGGGTTGACGGCTCGGCGTTCTTGAACTTTCCTTTGCACCTCAACCAGAAAATCCAGCACGGTTGCCGTTTCGATGTCGCGTAAATTCAAAATATCGGCGAGCCGTAAATCTTTGTTGAAAGTTTTGTCGCCATTGATAAAGCGCTTCAAATCGTTAAGCAAAGGTGCCAGCAGGGTTTGGATTTTGGCAAATTGCGTTCCCGCGTCACCGCCCAACAATTCTGTCTTTACGGTGGCAATGGTTTTTTCCAGTTCGGCAAACTGTTTGCCGGAGCTTTCAAGCTTACTGAGGAAATCATTGCCGAAGGTTTTGGCGTCCACCTTTTGTAAAACTTTCATCAAATCTTCTTTCGATAGGGATTCCTGCATATTTTTCCCGGAAGCGGCGACACGTCCGATTTTGCGAAATTCTTTCAGGACGGCATCATAAATCGCTTTGACTGGAGTCGAGGCTAGGGTTGACGGGAGTTTGACGAAGGGAATGACCTGCAAGGTGGGCATTCTCAAGCGCAGACTGACGGCTTGGTTTCGTGTGGTCGCCACGGTTTGCCCGTTATTTTGCGCAGAATCAAAAACCGTTTCAAAAAGATCAAGCAGCGATTCTTCTAGCTGGCGCGATTTGAGCTTGAATAGCTTTTTCAGCGCCGACTGAATTGCTTGGACAACCAATGCCAGCGTCAGCAGTACAATCACCAACGCAATCAGCGTATCGAGGGTATCAAGGTTAAACATATTTTCTCCTTTGTTGCGTCCTATATTCAACGACTCGTTCGGCGGTTATTGTTAATTGCTCATCTCGGAAACTCACTTGAAGAGACTGGATTTGATTAATCTTGAAAGATCGAAGGTAAAGCCGAATTGCCCTCTTACGTCTTTTTCTTTAATGAGTTCGGTTCGGTTGGAATAGGTGAAGGATATGGGAAAATCAACCCCGTTGATGATGGGGATTTTGACTTTGCCTTGCACTTTATGAATCCAATCCTGCCCGGACATCCAGTTTCCTTCATATGCCAGTGAGGCGCGTATGGGATTTGCGCATTCGAGGCATCTATCGGGAGTAATTTTCAACTCCAATTGACCGGCGAGAGACATACCTCTAAGGTCAGCGCCTATCGCTTTATTGTTTTTATATTCAAATGCGCCGTTGAAGGTGAAATTCAACGCCTTGTAGACGCCCTTATCATAAATGACTTCAGCTTTGTATTCATCCGTCCCTTCTTTGCGGGTCTTGGTTTGAACGGCGATAGAGAATTGAGTTCCGTTTCTGATTTCGTCAATTGCATCGTTGGCAACTTCATCTAATTTGATAAATGAGGAGAGGCGTTTTTCAATTAACGCATCAATCCGTTTTATACCTTCGTCACCCAAAATCGCTTGCAGTTTGGTAAACGCACTTGCGCTGGCAAAGATTTCGTTCAACCCCGTCGAGAGAAATTGTTTTTGGATGTCTGGCCACTGACTTATCTTCTCGAAGTTGAAAATAGCACCGAAATCGCTTTCCAAGTCTCGATCCTTGAACGCCTGAGCTTCAGTCACAAATTTATTTTTTCTGAGGGTCAATTTTTCTATTCTGCTTTGTCGGTCTTCGATTTCCTTCTTTTTGGTGTCCATTTGTTCTTGGGTGATGTTAGGGGCGGCGATTTCCCTTTTCAGGTCAGCAATCTCCGCTTGCAGACGATTGATACTTGCTTCATCTTTGGCAATGATTGATGACATAAACGCCTTGAACCGGGTTGCCAGTGAGAATTCCCTGACCACTTCAGACTGGCTTAAAACGAAGGTCTGAATTTCTTGGGTGAGCTTGCCGAAATCTGCGGATGCAGCCGCTAAGCTATTGGTTAAATTATTGAGACTGGTTTCATGGCAAAATGCCATAGCGCCAGTTTGATTTCGACATTTACGAGCGGCATCGCGATGGTTGATGATTAAATACTTAGAACCAAAAATCGTCACTTGGTTTGGCGTTGCCACGCCGTCAATCTTCTCGTTGTCATAGCCGAGTGTGAAAGAAAGCCTTCGCCAATCGGGGTGCGCATTATAGAAAGTTGGGTCCAACGGGTCGATTCGTTTAAGTGCTGCATAGAGTGAATAAGCCGTTGCGGTTACGGAGGCAGAATTCACTTCTTTGGCAGATTCCATTCCGCCAGAAGTTTCCGTTTTTGTCGGATTGGATAAACCGGCAAGATTCAACGCGACGCCGAAAAGGTCAGGAGCGGAACTCTGGTCTAAGAGTGAGGACGTATTTCCGCTCGTGCTGGGCGTCTCTGCCTGATTCGTATTTGAACGTTGATTTACTTTTGCCGCAACCGCATCCTTAACTCTTTTGTTTAACCATTCGACAAAACCGACCGGGTTGTCCTGCGCTGATGTGAACAAGACATTAGTCAGGATTAAAGCCACAACAATAGATGGTTTGCACATTGCTTTTCTCATTTTTTCTCCTCTACAAAGCGTTGTCTGAGTATTGGGAATTACCTTCGATGAAAATGATTAAGTGACCACAACTGTGAGCGGTTCAAAAAATACGTCATTCGGGTTGGTTGAAGAGAAATCAATATCTTTGAGTACAACATCGGTTCCATCCAATTCATGGTGGATAATTTTGTAATTGTACTTTTGAGCCAGAATGAAGTGCATTCCCAATGTGTGAACACTCATTACCGCTAAGGAATCAGATGGCTTGGGCCAGTCTCTTGACCACTGATTGGCTGCGACTGTGGCGTCCTTGTGCGATAACAAAAGCTTGTTCAATGAGGAATCAACTAATGTGAAATTTGCTTGTGAGCCTTGTAGTAACGAGACTTCATAGGTGAGGCTCTCACCGTTTGAAACATCTACTGTGACGGCAATCTTTTCTTTGCCACCATTTACTTTTCGCGTCACCCCTGTACTTGAAGCCGCTGCGGCTTTCTTAGACCCTGCTTTCTTTCCAGTTGCCATAATTAACCTCCGATTGAGTGTCAAGAACACATCGGTCACAAATTGCCGTGCCGATTAAACGGACAATGAAACGAGTGTTCTTGCAGAATTGATATGCTGTAACGAGTCCCTTATTTATCCGGAACACGGCTCGGTTAAGCTAAATTCACATCGCGAACTGAGATGTCGATAGCAATAAATTTTTAGCTGTTTTCATTTTTATATGAAGGGTGTGCGTAATTCCCGCCCTTTATTTATAGGGGTTTTAGCGCCGGATAGCGATTTCGTGACGCTTAAAGTTTGCGCATCCGCTAAAAATCTCAAAAAGCCCAGTAAATCCAGGCTTTTCGTTTCGCGAATTACGCACACTCTTCATTTTTATATGGAGTGAGTAGCAAAGCATTACAATAATTTTGAATAAATTTTTTGGAATGCGAATGAATGGCAGATATTTAATGGCAAATGAACTGCTGTTGCAAGTCGGTAAATTTTACGATAGGGAGAGTTTTAGGAAACCTCATAAGTCGCCGAACTGGTCGAGGTTTCCCAGACCCGGACTTTGCTGACTTGGGCGCGCGGCGTGTCAACCTGCGGGGCGATCTGATGAAAAATATAACCGGCGAGGTGTTCGGCTGATGGGTTCAGTTCGTTATCAAAGGGTGGGAGTTGGTTGAGGTTTTGATGATCTAAACGGCGAATCACCTCGCGGGTCACCGCTTTCAAATGCACGAAATCGACAAGCATGCCGACTTCATCAAGTTCAGCGCCGCGTACAACAATTTCAATTTTGTAATTATGACCGTGCAGGTTTTCGCATTTGCCCTTGTAGCCGCGCAAGGCATGCGCGGCGGCGAACTCTTCGATAATCATGACTTCGTACATAAGCTGTTTACCTCTTGATGAACCGTAAAATTTTATAACCCGATTTCAAGCCTAAAAAAGCCGCAAGCCTTTGTCAATCGCGCCCGAAGTCGTAGGGTGCGATTGGGTGTAATTAAAAGTGTGGCACAAAATTCGGACTTGCCTGACGCATTGTTTGGAGTGCGGTAACTGGTTACCGCTTTTATTTCGCAGCAAATTTACTGATAGAAATGATGCCCATAGCACTTTCTCAGTTACGCCAAAGCGGTGACCAGTCACCGCACTCCAAAAAGTCTCACTTTTAATCGCACCCGAAAGCGCCAGGGATTCTGCGGTCTGGTTGTGACATGGTCAACTGCTCTTGTATCATCTCCAACTTGTTATGATTGCTTTATGCTGTTATTAAGAGAGGATTAAATGACGCGAAAAATTACTTTGATACCCGGCGACGGCATCGGACCCGAAGTCACTTCGGCAGCCGTGTCGGTGGTTCGTGCAACCGGCGTTGATGTGAAATGGGAATCCTATGCGGCAGGCGCAGAAGCCCTGGCGCGGTTTGGCGACACCTTGCCGCCAAGCGTGATGGATTCGATTAAAGAGAATAAAATCGCTTTCAAAGGACCGCTCACCACGCCCATCGGCGAAGGCTTTGCGAGCACCAATGTGCGGCTCAGAAAAGAACTCGATTTATATGCCAACCTGCGCCCCGTCCGGTCGCTGCCGAACGTCAAAACCCGTTATGAAAATGTCGATTTGATTGTCGTGCGCGAAAATACCGAAGACCTCTATTCCGGGCTTGAACACGAAGTCGTGCCCGGCGTGGTCGAGAGTTTGAAAATCATCACCGAAAAGGCTTCAACCCGGATTGCCCGATTTGCTTTTGAATATGCGCGGCGCGAAGG is a window encoding:
- a CDS encoding M14 metallopeptidase family protein; this translates as MTRRVLAAWFFIFTFTAIAFAQLPTPEKFLGHRVGEDKKLARWDKIVEYMNLVAKNSDRVRVRELGKTTEGNPFLLLEIAAPETLKRLDYYKGLERKLYFQGSAPTDTERDEIFRQGKAVVLITCAMHSTEVGATQMAIELVHRLATEDSPAVKKILDNTIFLLVPSQNPDGQIMVTDWYNKNVNSEYEASPLPYLYQKYVGHDNNRDMYMFTQKESQLIAEVLWHDWFPSVWLDEHQQGSNGARIFVMPATDPINPNVHPLIYRWNGILGQGQAAALEAAGKEGIIYNSTYTNFWQGAMAWSGWWHNQVGLLTEVASARLASPVEQRRAQPNAAPQAGEDFQAQMRRQMENPNEPLPPPTDTRARTEYPRPWLGGRWTLRDIVDYELIATMALLETAADQREQLLRQIYEVNRSTVAAGKQGDVYAIVIDAGKQHDGREANHLVERLQIAGVEVFRATSDFEVDGKKYLKDSLVIPMNQVFARYAKDILERQTYPEVRRSPSAPPEPPYDVTAWSLGMLLGVEVEFVKKPLPGSLIMGKLEEAAILKGLVTGTGKEFQFEYRGADSAIAVNRLQKAGAKLEWQFVNETGNKVTRIQASNIARQQMELIARGTGIAVRAFDVKSVSARENKNAKAANAPTEKSETSKDRAMPFRAPRIGVYQSWTANMDEGWTRWVLEQYEFAYTTLHNAEIRAGKLREKFDVILLPDQQPQSILNGNSSRFVRPEYRGGIGDEGLEALREFVRLGGTLVVMGAASDLAIDKFPIPVKNLKRGLTRDQHFAPGTIVNLQVDATHPIGFGMPDATYGFYNNSPFFALTEGFASQRAAIVARYPNAEVVASGWLKGEELMTGRGAVVSIEMNPGRIILFGLRPQHRAQTHATFPLLFNAFYSISGDTRFVQ
- a CDS encoding peptidoglycan-binding domain-containing protein — encoded protein: MTLTDIINQNAKIHLNAFDEPFAKEVQNRLTALGCLDPPADGIFGQVSRLAIRKLAKIVNLAFDDVVDANFANILLNHTADDLFPLTLGNDFASRIIQYMQLKNYWFARIPNFLTIVYVEGTNEDGNLNNDAFNEFNDRRIVLAFEDGKPKILHNALATTEPGRFFTVHPTNPLGAARIAFGQFKAWSVGIHKAGTPSAHAALVQVAPLPVHRDLNQDGRRTGDAVDKGIFGINQHKGFNAPVTNIGRSSAGCLVSRLNSDHTAFMSLVKTELRYRDASHSYRFISTIIAGDDLKNKIG
- the queD gene encoding 6-carboxytetrahydropterin synthase QueD; translation: MYEVMIIEEFAAAHALRGYKGKCENLHGHNYKIEIVVRGAELDEVGMLVDFVHLKAVTREVIRRLDHQNLNQLPPFDNELNPSAEHLAGYIFHQIAPQVDTPRAQVSKVRVWETSTSSATYEVS